GACTGCGCTCGGTCTGCGCCGCATCGGCATGGCGCGCGAGCACGTGCTGACTCCGCAAGTGAAAGGCATGCTGAAAAAAGTCGACTTTCTCGTGAAAGTTGAGGAGCTCTCATGAACGAACTAAAACCGAACGCAGGCGCGAACAAGCGCCGTAAAATTGTCGGTCGTGGTACGAGTAGCGGCCACGGCAAGACATCGGGTCGTGGTGGTAAAGGCCAGACTGCGCGTAATGGCGGCAATATTCCTGCGCGCTTTGAAGGTGGCCAGTGGCCACTCTATCGCCGCATTCCGAAGCGTGGCTTTCAGAATGCATTCCGCAAAGAGCTGACGCCGGTAAACCTCGTGAACCTGTCGCGCACCATTGCGAACGGGAAACTTGCCGAAGCCGATATAAACCTCGAAACTCTCAAGAAGGCTGGCCTGGTGCCCAAGACAACGGTGGCCTGGAAGCTGCTCGCAAAGTCAGATGGCAAACAGCTTAGCCTCGCGGGCAAGAGCATCAAGGTGAACGCAGTCAGCGAAGCGGCCAAGAAAATGGCTGAAGGCGCCGGCGCAAAAATCGAAGTGATTGTAGAAAAGTCAAAAGTTCTCGTGAAACCTGCGAAAAAATAACCCATGATACGCGCCATCGTAACCATTTTTACCGTTCCCGATCTGCGTAAGAAAATTCTGTTTACGCTTGGCATGCTGCTGCTTTTCCGCATCGGCGCGCACATCACTGTACCTGGTCTTGACTTTCGTGTGCTGCAAGATTACTTTAGCAAAGCGGCAGGCGGCCAGAGCGGCAATCTGACTGACTATATCGACCTCTTTGCGGGTGGTGCCTTCAAGCGCCTTTCGGTTTTTGCCCTCGGTATTATGCCGTATATTTCGGCCTCGATCATCATGCAGATCATGATGGTAGCGGTGCCTTCATTGCAGCGTTTGGCAAAAGAAGGCGATTTCGGCCGCCGCAAGATCAACCAATACACCCGTTACGGTACCGTTCTGCTCTGCGCTCTGCAGGCATATGGCATCACGGTTTATATTACTTCGCTTCATTTTGAAGCACTACAGGGCAATAAAGGCATGCTGATACCCGGCGGCCCAGGCGCTGGTTTCACAGCGATGACGATTCTCACCATTACCGCGGGCACGATTCTGCTGATGTGGATGGGTGAGCTCATGACTGAGCGCGGCATCGGCAACGGTACTTCACTCATCATCTTTGCCGGCATCATTGCCGGTGCACCTGCCGCGCTCGGCCAGTTTCTCGGCGACATTCGCAACGGCCAGGGAGAACCTATTCTCGCGTTTATTCTGCTCGTGCTCTTCATCGCGATGATTTCGATGTCGATTCTGCTAAGCGAAGGGCAGCGCAAGATTCCCCTGCAATACGGAAAGCGCATCGTCGGTCGCCGCATGGTACAAGGCGCCAGCCAGACTCTGCCAATTAAAGTCAACGCGGCGAACGTAATGCCGATCATTTTTGCTTCGTCACTGATGATCTTCCCTTCACAAATCGCGAGCTATTTTGGTTCGCGTTACCAGGGCTTTGCGGAAACCATACAGAAATACCTCGCGCCCGGTACGATGACGTACTTCATTATCTATATCCTGCTTATTCTCTTCTTTGCCTACTTCTATACGACGATTCAGTACAATCCGAAAGAGA
The sequence above is a segment of the Turneriella parva DSM 21527 genome. Coding sequences within it:
- the rpmD gene encoding 50S ribosomal protein L30 — encoded protein: MKKVRITQTSSAIRKSDKQKATLTALGLRRIGMAREHVLTPQVKGMLKKVDFLVKVEELS
- the rplO gene encoding 50S ribosomal protein L15; translation: MNELKPNAGANKRRKIVGRGTSSGHGKTSGRGGKGQTARNGGNIPARFEGGQWPLYRRIPKRGFQNAFRKELTPVNLVNLSRTIANGKLAEADINLETLKKAGLVPKTTVAWKLLAKSDGKQLSLAGKSIKVNAVSEAAKKMAEGAGAKIEVIVEKSKVLVKPAKK
- the secY gene encoding preprotein translocase subunit SecY, which codes for MIRAIVTIFTVPDLRKKILFTLGMLLLFRIGAHITVPGLDFRVLQDYFSKAAGGQSGNLTDYIDLFAGGAFKRLSVFALGIMPYISASIIMQIMMVAVPSLQRLAKEGDFGRRKINQYTRYGTVLLCALQAYGITVYITSLHFEALQGNKGMLIPGGPGAGFTAMTILTITAGTILLMWMGELMTERGIGNGTSLIIFAGIIAGAPAALGQFLGDIRNGQGEPILAFILLVLFIAMISMSILLSEGQRKIPLQYGKRIVGRRMVQGASQTLPIKVNAANVMPIIFASSLMIFPSQIASYFGSRYQGFAETIQKYLAPGTMTYFIIYILLILFFAYFYTTIQYNPKEIAEALKKNGGYIPGVRPGAHTEETLERILNRITLSGAIFLAFVAIAPDIFIKIWSLEKYSQLIHLFGGTSLLITVGVALDTLKQIESQLVMRHYDGFMDRGKKSAGRPRVVR